From the Prunus dulcis chromosome 4, ALMONDv2, whole genome shotgun sequence genome, one window contains:
- the LOC117626151 gene encoding L-type lectin-domain containing receptor kinase VII.1, protein MSFLCFSTMKEKNQHPKHLLLLILLPAILSLQSALAVDFVFNGFNSSDMLLLYSNATVESRILTLTNSTNFSIGRALYKSKIPAKAPNSSYVYPFSTSFIFSIAPYKNTLPGHGMVFIFTPVAGIKGTSSSQHLGLFNFTNDGIPSNHVFGVEFDVFKNEEFQDINDNHVGIDVNSLKSVEAHEAGYWPENSDFKKLKLNSGENYQVWIDYKDFFINVTMVRAGMQRPRTPILSVFYNLSDVFEDEMFVGFTSSTGQLVESHKVLAWSFSNSNFSLSESLITSGLPSFVLPKSPIFKSKGFIAGIVVGGLFVIGVCALFSLFLIKRHRRLAREREDMEDWELEFWPHRITYQEIEAATKSFGEENVIGVGANGKVYKGVLAGGAEVAVKRISHENDGMREFLAEISSIGRLKHRNLVGLRGWCKREKGSFMLVYDYMENGSLDKRVFDCDESKMLSFEDRIRILRDVASGVLYLHEGWESKVLHRDIKASNVLLDKEMNGRLGDFGLARMHGHGEVLGTTRVVGTIGYLAPEIIRVGRASDQTDVFGFGILILEVMCGRRPIEDGKPPLVEWVWQLMVQGKLMDGFDERLRTKGEFNEEEVERVLHLGLLCAYPDPNARPSMRQVVKVLEGKNDQPEESETEDMDAYLLHKLQSKEMWSDFSQTFGYGSAHPTFEDIKQSISTSMSLSWSNTSMVEGR, encoded by the coding sequence ATGAgcttcctctgtttttctacaatgaaggaaaaaaaccaGCATCCCAAACATCTCCTCCTGCTAATTTTACTGCCTGCAATCCTATCTCTCCAATCAGCTTTGGCTGTGGACTTTGTGTTCAATGGCTTCAACTCCTCAGACATGCTGCTTCTCTACAGCAACGCCACCGTCGAATCTCGGATTCTAACACTCACAAACAGCACAAATTTCTCCATCGGCCGAGCACTTTACAAGTCCAAGATCCCCGCCAAGGCACCAAACTCTTCGTATGTGTATCCTTTCTcaacttctttcattttctccatTGCTCCTTACAAGAACACTCTCCCTGGCCATGGCATGGTCTTCATTTTCACCCCGGTTGCCGGCATCAAAGGCACGAGCTCAAGCCAGCATCTTGGGCTTTTCAACTTCACCAACGATGGCATCCCCAGCAACCATGTGTTTGGTGTGGAATTTGATGTCTTCAAGAATGAAGAGTTCCAGGACATTAACGACAACCATGTTGGTATTGATGTGAATTCCCTCAAGTCTGTAGAAGCACATGAGGCAGGGTATTGGCCTGAAAATAGCGATTTCAAGAAATTGAAGCTGAACAGTGGAGAAAATTACCAAGTTTGGATTGATTATAAGGATTTCTTTATTAATGTTACTATGGTAAGAGCGGGCATGCAAAGGCCTCGAACCCCAATTTTGAgtgttttttataatttatctGATGTTTTTGAGGATGAAATGTTTGTTGGGTTCACAAGTTCAACAGGGCAGTTGGTTGAGAGCCATAAGGTTTTGGCTTGGAGCTTTAGCAATTCCAACTTTTCGTTGAGTGAGAGCTTGATCACTTCGGGTTTGCCTTCTTTTGTGCTTCCAAAGAGTCCGATTTTCAAGTCAAAAGGTTTTATTGCAGGAATTGTAGTGGGTGGTTTGTTTGTAATTGGTGTATGTGCTctgttttctctgtttttgatTAAGAGGCATAGGAGGCTAgcaagggagagagaggataTGGAGGACTGGGAATTGGAGTTCTGGCCTCATAGGATTACTTATCAGGAAATCGAAGCGGCTACGAAGAGTTTCggagaagaaaatgtgatTGGGGTTGGAGCCAATGGGAAGGTTTacaaaggtgttttggcaggAGGGGCAGAGGTTGCAGTGAAGCGCATTTCACATGAAAATGATGGAATGAGAGAGTTCTTGGCTGAAATTTCAAGCATCGGGAGGTTGAAGCACAGGAACTTGGTAGGTTTGAGAGGTTGGtgtaagagagagaagggtaGCTTCATGCTGGTCTATGATTATATGGAAAATGGAAGTTTGGACAAGAGGGTGTTTGATTGTGATGAGAGTAAGATGTTGAGCTTTGAGGATAGAATTAGGATTTTGAGAGATGTGGCTTCAGGGGTTTTGTACTTGCATGAGGGTTGGGAATCCAAAGTCCTACATAGGGACATTAAGGCAAGCAATGTGCTACTTGATAAGGAAATGAATGGAAGGCTTGGGGATTTTGGGTTGGCAAGGATGCATGGTCACGGTGAAGTGCTTGGCACCACTAGGGTGGTTGGAACCATAGGGTACCTGGCCCCGGAAATCATACGGGTCGGGCGAGCATCAGATCAAACCGATGTGTTTGGGTTCGGAATCTTGATTTTGGAAGTAATGTGTGGGAGGAGGCCTATAGAGGATGGGAAGCCACCTTTGGTGGAATGGGTGTGGCAACTTATGGTACAAGGCAAATTAATGGATGGGTTTGATGAGAGGCTTAGGACTAAAGGAGAATTCAACGAGGAGGAAGTGGAGAGAGTGCTGCATTTGGGATTGTTGTGTGCATATCCTGACCCAAATGCTAGACCATCAATGAGACAAGTGGTCAAAGTCTTGGAGGGGAAGAATGATCAGCCGGAGGAGTCTGAAACTGAGGATATGGATGCATATTTGCTCCACAAATTGCAATCCAAAGAGATGtggtctgatttttctcaaactTTTGGGTATGGATCAGCACACCCAACTTTTGAGGATATTAAGCAGTCCATATCCACTTCAATGTCTTTGTCTTGGTCCAATACTAGCATGGTGGAGGGCAGGTGA
- the LOC117624701 gene encoding uncharacterized protein LOC117624701, which produces MATTPATAQQLLAASFSGMVFGFLEDGQEFRESYSSSSDGSQENEAFLLDEEEEEAGDQEEKDRRFWENQHQLLQAILCRTSSLETRIRSVTKEAVKEINREGTECGCGKPMASGCRSCLVREVSGRLCNAGYNSAICKSKWRSSPDIPSGEHTFIDVVDSSNPKKGEVRVIIELNFRAEFEMARASNEYNNLVNRLPEVFVGKVERLQNLIKILCSAAKKCMKEKKMHMGPWRKQKYMQAKWLSPCKRTTSTPLLSVGNSGRLRPKPKESMLTVDLLEMLPNSFCITAVEVV; this is translated from the exons ATGGCTACAACTCCTGCCACCGCTCAACAATTACTGGCGGCGAGTTTTTCCGGCATGGTTTTCGGGTTTCTTGAGGATGGTCAAGAATTCCGTGAAAGCTATAGCAGCAGCAGCGATGGAAGCCAAGAAAATGAGGCCTTCTTGCtagatgaagaggaagaagaggctGGAGATCAGGAGGAGAAGGACAGGAGGTTTTGGGAAAACCAGCACCAGCTTTTACAA GCGATCTTGTGCAGAACTAGTTCTCTTGAGACGAGAATTAGGAGTGTGACAAAAGAGGCGGTGAAGGAGATAAATAGGGAAGGGACAGAGTGTGGTTGTGGGAAACCGATGGCTAGCGGTTGCCGGAGCTGCCTAGTGAGAGAAGTTTCCGGCAGGCTTTGCAATGCTGGTTACAACAGTGCCATCTGCAAGTCTAAGTGGAGGAGTTCGCCGGATATTCCTTCAG GAGAGCACACATTTATTGATGTGGTGGACAGTTCAAACCCTAAGAAAGGAGAGGTGAGGGTGATTATAGAACTCAACTTCAGAGCAGAGTTCGAGATGGCCAGAGCAAGCAATGAATACAATAATCTGGTGAACCGGCTTCCTGAAGTGTTTGTTGGCAAAGTTGAGAGACTACAAAACCTAATTAAAATCTTATGCTCAGCTGCAAAGAAATgcatgaaggagaagaaaatgcaCATGGGGCCATGGAGGAAGCAGAAGTACATGCAAGCTAAATGGCTGAGTCCCTGCAAAAGAACTACATCAACACCACTTTTGTCAGTGGGAAACTCTGGCCGGTTGCGGCCGAAGCCGAAGGAATCCATGCTAACGGTAGATTTGCTGGAGATGCTGCCTAACAGTTTTTGCATCACAGCAGTTGAAGTTGTGTGA